The nucleotide window GGATCGCAGCCACGAGAAGATTGTTGCCCCGCATCCCGGCGACCAGACTTGTGCCTTCGGCGCCGCCCTGGCGCATCGTCAAGAGGAGAGCAGCATGAACAGCATCGCCGGCGTCAAGATCCCCGACAGCGCCCTTGCCCGCGCCACCACCGAATACATCCGCGACGTTGAATCCGATCTGCTGTACCACCACTCCCGCCGGGTGTTTCTGTTCGGAGCCTTGAGCGGCCAGCGTCGGCAACTGGCCTGCGACCCGGAGCTGCTGTACGTCGGTGCGATGTTCCATGACATAGGCCTGGTGGAAGGCCATCGCAGCGACGATGAACGCTTTGAAGTGGACGGCGCAAATGCTGCCGCAGCGTTTCTCAAACCCTATGGGCTGAGCGATGACGATATCGAACAGGTGTGGCTGTCCATCGCCCTGCATACCACGCCGGGCATACCGAAACACTTGCGTCCCACCGTCGCCCTGGTGACCGCCGGGGTGGAGATGGATGTACTGGGCATGGACTATGCCGCCTTCCCGGCAGCGCAGCGTGAAGCCGTGGTGCACGCCCACCCACGTGGGGAGGGGTTCAAGGAGTGCATCATCTGCGCATTCGCCAGCGGCTTGCGGCATCGCCCGCAGACTACCTTCGGCAATGTGAAGACCGATGTCCTGGTAGACCAGGAGCCGGGGTTCAAGCCGATGAACTTTGTGGACATCATCCGCACATCCCCCTGGAACTCATGACCCCTGTGGGAGCCAGCAAGCTCGCTCCCACATAGCGGATCGGGGATGCAACGGGCAACGCAAAACCTGTGGGAGCGAGCCTGCTCGCGATGACGGATGGACAATCGACATCTTCGTCGACTGTCACACCGCCTTCGCGAGCAGGCTCGCTCCCACATGGCCTGCGTGCGATTAGACTGGCTCAGCCGCCCGGCGTACTTCAGGCTGCTTCCAGGAATCGGCGGCGCTTTCCTCGATGGCTAGCTGGATGGCCCGCTTGCGGTTTTCTTCAGCGCGACGGCTGAAGTACCAGACCAGGAAGGTGACCAGCGACACCACCAACAGAATCAGGCTCGCCACGGCGTTGATCTCCGGCTTCACGCCCAGGCGCACCGCCGAGAACACTTCCATCGGCAAGGTCGTCGAACCCGGGCCCGACACGAAGCTCGCCAGTACCAGGTCATCCAGGGACAACGCGAACGACATCATGCCCCCCGCCGCCAGCGATGGCGCGATCATCGGGATGGTGATCAGGATGAACACCTTCCACGGCCGCGCACCGAGGTCCATGGCCGCCTCTTCGATGGACAGGTCCAGCTCACGCAAGCGTGACGAGACCACCACCGCCACATAGGCCGCGCAGAACGTGGTGTGGGCAATCCAGATCGTGACGATGCCACGCTCCTGGGGCCAGCCGATCATCTGCGCCATGGCCACGAACAGCAGCAACAGCGACAGACCGGTGATCACTTCCGGCATCACCAGTGGCGCGGTGACCAGCCCGCCAAACAGCGTGCGCCCCTTGAAACGGGTGATGCGGGTCAGCACAAAGGCCGCCAACGTACCCAGGGCCACCGCGGCGACCGCCGTGTAGCAGGCAATTTCCAGCGAGCGCACCACCGAGCCCATCAACTGGGTGTTGTCCAGCAGGCCGACGTACCACTTGACCGACCAGCCTCCCCACACCGTCACCAGTCTCGAGGCGTTGAACGAGTAGATCACCAGGATCAGCATCGGCGCGTAGATGAACAGCAATCCCAGCACCAGCATCAGGCTTGAAAAACTGAAGCGCTTCATTCCTTGCCCTCCATTTCCTTGGCCTGACTACGGTTGAACAGAATGATCGGCACGATCAGGATCGCCAGCATCACCACCGCCAGAGCGGACGCCACCGGCCAGTCACGGTTATTGAAGAATTCCTGCCACAGCACTTTACCGATCATCAGGGTTTCCGGGCCGCCCAGCAGTTCCGGAATCACGAACTCGCCCACCACTGGAATGAACACCAGCATGCAGCCGGCGATGATGCCGTTCTTGGACAGCGGCACGGTGATTTTCCAGAAACTGTTGAAGGTGCTCGAACCCAGGTCGGAGGCCGCCTCCAACAGGCTGGGGTCATGTTTGACCAGGTTGGCGAACAGCGGCAGGATCATGAACGGCAGGTACGAATAGACCACGCCGATATAGACCGCCAGGTTGGTGTTGAGAATCTGCAGCGGTTCGCTGATCCAGCCCATGCTCATCAGGAAGCCATTGAGCAGGCCGTTGTTGCTGAGGATGCCCATCCACGCGTAGACGCGGATCAGGATCGCGGTCCAGGTCGGCATCATGATCAGCAGCACCAGCACCGTCTGCATCTCTTTGCGGGCATTGGCGATGGCATAGGCCATCGGATAGCCGATCAGCAGGCACAACACGGTGCTGATCAGGGCCATTTTCAACGAGCCCAGGTAGGCGGCGATGTACAGCTCATCCTCGCTGAGCATCGCGTAGTTGGCGAAGTTGAGCAGCAGCTGCAGCTTCTGGTCGACGTAGCTGTAAATCTCGGTGTACGGCGGAATGGCCACATCGGCTTCGGCGAAGCTGATCTTCAGGACGATGAAGAACGGCAACATGAAGAACAGGAACAGCCAGAGGAAGGGCACCCCGATGACCAGTTGACGGCCACCGGGCGTTATTCGATCAAGTCGGCGTTTGAATTTGCGCATGTTCATGAGCGAAGCACCACGCCACTGTCGTCTTCCCACCAGACGAACACCTGGTCGCCCCAGGTGGGCCGCTGGCCACGGCGCTCGGCGTTGGCGACGAAGGACTGCACCAGCTTGCCGCTCGGCAGCTCGACGTAGAACACCGAGTGCCCGCCCAGGTAGGCGATGTCATGGACCTTGCCGCTGGACCAGTTGTGCTCGCAGGTCGGCTGCTCGACAGTCACCAGCAGTTTTTCCGGGCGAATCGCGTACGTTACCGACTTGTCCTGCACCGAAGTGCTGATGCCGTGGCCCACGTAGATGTTGCGGTCCAGATCCTTGCAGGTCAGCACCGCGTGGCCTTCGGCGTCGTCCACCACTTCGGTTTCGAAGATGTTGACGTTGCCGATGAACTCGCAGACCAGGCGGCTGGTGGGGGTTTCGTAGATGTCGATCGGGCTGCCGATCTGGGCGATCCAGCCCAGGTGCATGATCGCGATACGTTCGGCCATGGTCATGGCCTCTTCCTGGTCGTGGGTCACCATGACGCAGGTCACGCCGACCCGCTCAATAATCTCGACCAGCTCAAGCTGCATTTGCGAGCGCAGCTTCTTGTCCAGAGCCCCCATCGGTTCGTCGAGCAGCAACAGCTTCGGACGCTTGGCCAGGGAACGGGCCAGGGCCACGCGCTGACGCTGGCCGCCGGAGAGCTGGTGCGGCTTGCGCTTGGCGTACTGGCTCATCTGTACCAGCTTGAGCATGTCGGCCACGCGAGCATCGATGTCGGCCTTGGGGATCCTGTCCTGCTGCAGACCGAAGGCGATGTTCTGCGCCACGGTCATGTGCGGGAACAAGGCGTAGGACTGGAACATCATGTTGATCGGCCGCTCATAGGGCGGCATGTCGGTGATGTCCTCACCGTCGAGGAAAATACGCCCCTCCGTGGGCCGCTCGAAGCCGGCAAGCATGCGCAGCAAGGTGGATTTGCCCGAACCCGAACCGCCGAGCAAGGCGAAGATCTCGCCTTTCTTGATTTCCAGGGACACATCGTCCACGGCAATCGTCTCGTCGAACTTCTTCGTGACCCGGTCGATTTTGACCAGCACCTGCTTGGGTGTCTGGTCGCCCTCGAGGGCTTTCTTATAGGCGCCGGAGGCAACAGCCATTTACGAAACTCCCACAGAATTTACAGCTCGCCCCATACGGACGAACCTTGGTTTTGAGCAGTTATTTACCCGACTTGACCTTGGTCCAGCTGCGGGTCATCAGTCGTTGGATCTTGCGCGGCAACTCGGAGTTGACGTAGAGCTTGTCGACGACTGCTTGCGGTGGGTAAACCGCTTCGTCGGTACGGACCTTCTGATCCATCAGTTCGCCAGCCTTTGGGTTCGGGTTGGCATAACCGACGGTGTCGCTGACCTGGGCGATAACCTCAGGCTTGAGCAAATAGTTGATGAACGCATGGGCTTGCTTGACGTTGGTGGCGTCACGGGGGATCGCCAGCATGTCGAACCAGAGGTTGCCGCCTTCCTTGGGGATCACGTAGGCGATGTCGACGCCCTTGCCGGCCTCGCTGGCACGCTCACGGGCCTGGAAGATGTCGCCGGAGAAGCCGGCCGCCACGCAGATCTCGCCATTAGCCAGATCGGAGATGTACTTGGAGGAGTTGAAGTAGGTCACGTAAGGCCGGATCTTGAGGAGCTGGGCCTCGGCCTTCTTGTAGTCTTCGGGGTTTTCGCTGTTGGGGTTCAGCCCCAGGTAATTGAGCATCGCCGGGATCATCTCGTCACCTGAATCAAGGAACGAGACGCCGCAACTGGAGAGCTTCTTGATGTTCTCCGGCTCGAACAGCATGGCCCACGAATCGATCTTGTCGACCCCCAGGACCGCCTTGATCTTCTCGACGTTGTAGCCGATACCGTTGGTGCCCCACAGGTACGGCACGGCGTACTGGTTGCCCGGATCGTTACGTTCAAGGCGCTTGAGCAGCGCCGGATCGAGATTGGCGTAGTTGGGCAACTGGGCCTTGTCGAGCTTCTGGAAGGCCCCGGCCTTGATCTGCTTGCCCAGAAAATGGTTCGACGGCACGACCACGTCGTAACCGGTATGACCGGCCAGCAACTTGCCCTCCAGGGTTTCATTGGAGTCGAACACGTCGTAGACCGGCTGAATCCCGGTGGCTTTTTCGAAATCCGCCAGAGTGGTCTCGCCGATATAGTCCGACCAGTTATAAATATGCACGGTGGAGGCAGCCTGGACGCTGACCGCGAGCGTCAGGCCTGCACCAACCAGCAAGGCGTTGCGTAACAAAGAAAAGACTGGCACGTGGAGGTCCTCTTAAATAGTCGGGCTCAAGTTGCCCCCGTTACCTGGCCACGATGAGCCCTGCAACAAAACCGGCGCGCAACTTACCCTCGATAAACCGATCCAGCAAAAGTTTTAGTTATTTAATTGCTCCTGTTGCCGCCGCCGCGATGATGGCGACAACAGGAAAATGCTTCAGACCGGTTTATTTACCGGATTTGATCTTGGTCCAGCTGCGGGTCATAAGCCGTTGGGTGGCCGGCGGCAAGTCGCTGATCGCGTAGAGCTTGGCTTTCACTTCGTCCGACGGATAGATGTTCGGGTCACCGGAGATTTCCTTGTCCACCAACGCCGTAGCCGCCTTGTTGCCGTTCGGGAAGCGCACGTTGTCGGTGATTTCGGCCATGATTTCCGGCTTCATCAGGAAGTTCATGTACTTGTAGGCAGCCTCGACGTTCTCGGCATCCTTTGGAATAGCGACCATGTCGTAGAACGAGCCGGCGCCTTCTTTCGGAATGGCGTAGGCCACCTTGACCTTGCCGCCCGCTTCGGCAGCACGGGACTTGGACTGCTCGATATCACCCGAGTAACCCACGGCCACGCAGATGTTGCCGTTGGCCAGGTCAGAGATGTACTTGGATGAATGGAAATAGCTGACCGAAGGACGGACCTTGAGGAACAGCGCCTCGGCGTCAGCCAGTTGTTTCTTGTCCTGGCTGTCGGTCGGGTAGCCCAGGTAGTGCAATGCCACCGGGATCATTTCGGTCGGCGAATCGAGGAAGCTCACGCCGCAGCCCTTGAGCTTGGCGATGTTTTCCGGCTTGAGCAGGGTGTCCCACGAGTCGATCTTGTCGACGCCCAGGGCAGCCTTGACCTTCTCGGGGTTATAGCCGATACCGATGGTGCCCCACATATAAGGGAAGGCATGCTGGTTGCCCTTGTCGCTGGCATCGCCCACGGCCTTGAGCAGGTCGGTGTCGAGGTTTTTCCAGTTCGGCAACTTGGACTTGTCCAGCGGCTGGTAGACGCCGGCCTTGATCTGCTTGGCCAGGAAGTTGTTCGACGGCACCACGATGTCGTAGCCCGACTTGCCGGCGAGCAACTTGGCCTCCAGGGTTTCGTTGCTGTCGAACACGTCGTAGACCACTTTGATCCCCGACTCTTTCTCGAACTTGGCGACCGTGTCCGGTGCGATGTAGTCGGACCAGTTATAGACATGCAGCACTTTATCGTCCGCCTGAACGGCACTCGCCATCACGCCCATCAGGGACATGGCGAGGAGGGTCTTGCCAGCTATCTTCATACCTATTGCCTTCATGGATGATGCTCCAGTTATTCTTTTTAGCCACAGTTCAGTAGCCGGCTCGCGGGCAACTTGAACAACGGTAGTCTGGCAAGTTACAGGGCAGGCTTTCAACACAAGCCCAACCTTTTGTTCAGACTGTGCGAGGCCCTTGAAAGCGCCTCGCACAGAGCCTAGCACTTAGCCTTGCAACGCACTGAGGGTCAGGTCCAGGCACTGCCGCGCCTTGGTCACCAGTTCATCCACCTCGGCCTTGCTGATCACCAGCGGCGGCGCAATGATCATGGTGTCGCCCACGGCACGCATGATCAGCCCGTTATCGAAGCAGAACTGCCGGCAGATCATGCCCACGCCCTTGCCTTCGTAGCGCTGGCGCGTGGCCTTGTCCCGGACCAGTTCGATCGCTCCCAGCAGACCGACACCGCGCACTTCACCCACCAGTGGGTGGTCGTTCAGTTCCCTCAGGCGTTTCTGCAAATAGGGTGCCGTTTCGCTGTGGACCCGCTCGATAATCTTTTCTTCACGCAGGATGCGGATGTTTTCCAGCGCCACCGCGGCGGCCACCGGGTGACCGGAGTAGGTGAAACCATGGTTGAAGTCGCCGCCCTCGTTGAGCACCTCGACCACGTCGTCACGCACGATCAGGCCACCCATGGGGATGTAGCCGGAGGTCAGCCCCTTGGCGATGGTCATCAGGTGTGGCTTCAACCCGTAGAAGTCGCTACCGAACCACTCACCGGTGCGGCCGAAGCCACAGATCACTTCGTCGGCCACGAACAGGATGTCGTACTTGGCAAGAATCTCCTTCATGCGTGGCCAGTAGCTGTCCGGTGGCACGATCACACCACCCGCGCCCTGGATCGGTTCGGCGATGAAGGCGCCGACGTTGTCCACGCCGATCTCCAGGATCTTCTCTTCCAGTTGATTGGCCGCCCATACGCCGAATTCCTCGGGGCTCATGTTGCCGCCTTCGCCATACCAGTAAGGCTGGGCGATGTGGACGATGCCCGGGATCGGCAGGTCGCCCTGCTCGTGCATATAAGTCATGCCACCCAGGCTCGCGCCGGCCACGGTGGAACCGTGATAACCGTTCTTGCGGCTGATGATGACTTTCTTGTTCGGCTGGCCCTTGATCGCCCAATAGTGGCGGACCATGCGCAGCATGGTGTCGTTGCCTTCGGAGCCGGAGCCGGTGAAGAACACATGGTTCATGCCTTCAGGAGCAATGTCGGCGATAGCCTTGGACAACTCCAGCGCCGGCGGGTGGGCGGTCTGGAAGAACAGGTTGTAGTACGGCAACTCGCGCATCTGCTGGCTGGCGGCATCGGCCAGCTCATCGCGGCCGTAACCAACGGCCACGCACCAGAGGCCGGCCATGCCATCGAGAATCTTATTGCCTTCACTGTCCCAGAGATAGACGCCCTTGGCGTGGGTGATGATGCGCGGGCCTTTCTCTTTGAGCTGCTTGAAATCGCTGAACGGGGCCAAGTGATGATCGCTGCTCAGGGCCTGCCATTCACGGGTTTGCGGATTGTTGCGGGTCATGCGAATTCTCCTTTATATCGGTGGGGGCGAGGCTGCCTGAGGCAACCCCGCCCGGCGCCTCAGACGGCAAAGAGCAGGAATTCCCGCTCCCACGAACTGATGACGCGCTTGAAGTTTTCATGCTCGGCCCGCTTGACCGCGACGTAGCCCGTGATGAATTTCTTGCCCAGGTATTTCTCGATGGTGCTGCTGTTTTCCATGCGTTCCAGGGCGTCTTCAATGGTCAGCGGCAAGCGCAGGTTGCGTCGCTCGTACCCGCGACCCACCACCGGCGCGCTCGGGTTGATGCCTTCGACCATGCCGATGAAGCCGCACAACAGGCTGGCGGCAATCGCCAGGTACGGGTTGGCGTCGGCACCCGGCAAGCGGTTTTCCACCCGACGGTTCTGCGGCCCGGCATCCGGCACCCGCAGGCCCACGGTACGGTTCTCTTCACCCCACTCCACATTCACCGGCGCCGACGTGTCCGGCAGGAAGCGGCGGAACGAGTTGACGTTGGGAGCGAACAGCGGCAGCAGCTCGGGAATGAATTTCTGCAGGCCACCGATGTGGTGCAGAAACAGCTCGCTCATGGTCCCGTCTTCATTGGAGAAGACGTTCTTGCCGGTTTCCTTGTCGATGATGCTCTGGTGCAGGTGCATCGCACTGCCGGGCTCGCCGGTCATGGGCTTGGCCATGAAGGTAGCGGCTACGTTGTGCTTGAGCGCCGCCTCGCGCATGGTGCGCTTGAAGACGAGGATCTGGTCGGCCAGGGACAGCGCGTCGCCGTGACGGAAATTGATTTCCATCTGTGCCGTGCCGTCCTCGTGGATCAGGGTATCGAGGTCCAGCTCTTGCAATTCGCACCAGTCGTAGACGTCTTCGAACAACGGGTCGAATTCGTTGGCCGCTTCAATGGAGAACGACTGGCGTCCGGTTTCCGGGCGACCGGAACGGCCCACGGGCGGTTGTAGTGGGAAGTCCGGGTCGTCGCTGCGCTTGGTCAGGTAGAACTCCATTTCCGGCGCGACAATCGGCTGCCAGCCCTTGTCGGCATAGAGCTTGAGCACCTTCTTGAGCACGTTGCGTGGCGACAGCTCGATGGGGTTGCCCTGTTTGTCGTAGGAGTCGTGGATCACCTGGGCGGTGGGCTCGATGGCCCAGGGCACGAGGAACACTGCGTTTTCGTCCGGGCGGCACATCATGTCGATGTCGGCAGGGTCGAGCAGTTCGTAATAGATGTCGTCTTCGACATAGTCGCCCGTAACGGTCTGGAGCAGGACGCTCTCGGGCAGGCGCATGCCTTTTTCGGCAATGAACTTGTTGGTCGGCGAGATCTTGCCCCGGGTGATGCCGGTCAGGTCGCCAATCATACATTCGACTTCTGTGATCTTATGGTTTTTCAACCAATCGGTGAGCTGGTCGAGGTTGTTACTCATAAATGCCTCTAGGCGTGAGTTTCCTGGCTGCTTTCAGTAGCCAGGCGTTGTTTGACGCATCGGCGTCGCGTTGTGTAGCCCTTGCCCGACCATCGGCCGGAAAAAGATTCTAAAGTTGAAGGAGAGCCGCTAAAGAGAAATTCGTCCAGAGCGTCCAGAATATTGGACGATGATGACGACTGATCCGCCGGGAGCGACATCAGCATGGGCAAGCGCCTGGTGGCCCTCGTCGTGGCCGGGGAGCGGGTGTCGCCACTGATGCGATGAGCATTGCGACGAGCATGCCAACCGATCTGCTGGAACAGTTGGTGAGGCCGTTGGTACGGCAGGCGAGACATGAAGCACCCCGGTATTATTGCTGTTATGGGTTGAATCGAGCTTAGCCTTGTTCATTTTTTTACACAACACCCCCGTAAAAAATACAACACGGCCCGCTCAAGCTTGCGGGCGCCAAGTCCCTCAAAGGGAAAAAAGCGCCCCAAACTGCCTCAAAAAAGCCCCCCAGGTGCTTTTTTAGGGCAAAAAAGGCCCTGCTTGACTTCGGCATGCCGTTCGGGTTGACTGGCTTTCGAAGAGATCAATGATTGATATTTTTAACAACAAAGGTGTTGCATCATGTCGGTACCCCCGCGTGCCGTTCAGCTTAACGAAGCGAACGCGTTCCTTAAGGAACATCCTGAGGTTCTGTACGTTGACCTTCTGATTGCGGATATGAATGGTGTGGTGCGCGGCAAGCGCATCGAACGCACCAGCCTCCACAAGGTTTACGAGAAAGGCATCAACCTGCCGGCCTCCCTGTTTGCCCTGGACATCAATGGCTCGACGGTGGAAAGCACCGGCCTGGGCCTGGACATCGGCGACGCCGATCGGATCTGCTATCCAATCCCGGGCACCCTTTCCAACGAACCCTGGCAGAAGCGCCCTACCGCGCAACTGCTGATGACCATGCACGAACTGGAAGGCGAGCCGTTCTTCGCCGACCCTCGTGAGGTCCTGCGCCAGGTCGTGACCAAGTTCGACGAACTGGGCCTGACCATCTGCGCGGCATTCGAGCTGGAGTTCTACCTGATCGACCAGGAGAACGTGAATGGACGTCCACAACCGCCCCGCTCGCCGATCTCCGGTAAACGCCCACACTCGACCCAGGTCTACCTGATCGACGATCTGGACGAATACGTCGACTGCCTCCAGGACATCCTGGAAGGTGCCAAGGAGCAAGGCATTCCCGCCGACGCCATCGTCAAGGAAAGTGCCCCGGCGCAGTTCGAGGTGAACCTGCACCATGTGGCCGACCCGATCAAGGCTTGCGACTATGCGGTACTGCTCAAGCGCCTGATCAAGAACATCGCCTACGACCATGAAATGGACACCACCTTCATGGCCAAGCCGTATCCGGGCCAGGCAGGCAATGGGCTGCACGTTCACATTTCGATTCTGGACAAGGATGGCAAGAATATCTTTGCCAGCGAGGATCCCG belongs to Pseudomonas sp. B21-028 and includes:
- a CDS encoding polyamine ABC transporter substrate-binding protein, which produces MPVFSLLRNALLVGAGLTLAVSVQAASTVHIYNWSDYIGETTLADFEKATGIQPVYDVFDSNETLEGKLLAGHTGYDVVVPSNHFLGKQIKAGAFQKLDKAQLPNYANLDPALLKRLERNDPGNQYAVPYLWGTNGIGYNVEKIKAVLGVDKIDSWAMLFEPENIKKLSSCGVSFLDSGDEMIPAMLNYLGLNPNSENPEDYKKAEAQLLKIRPYVTYFNSSKYISDLANGEICVAAGFSGDIFQARERASEAGKGVDIAYVIPKEGGNLWFDMLAIPRDATNVKQAHAFINYLLKPEVIAQVSDTVGYANPNPKAGELMDQKVRTDEAVYPPQAVVDKLYVNSELPRKIQRLMTRSWTKVKSGK
- a CDS encoding ABC transporter permease subunit; its protein translation is MNMRKFKRRLDRITPGGRQLVIGVPFLWLFLFFMLPFFIVLKISFAEADVAIPPYTEIYSYVDQKLQLLLNFANYAMLSEDELYIAAYLGSLKMALISTVLCLLIGYPMAYAIANARKEMQTVLVLLIMMPTWTAILIRVYAWMGILSNNGLLNGFLMSMGWISEPLQILNTNLAVYIGVVYSYLPFMILPLFANLVKHDPSLLEAASDLGSSTFNSFWKITVPLSKNGIIAGCMLVFIPVVGEFVIPELLGGPETLMIGKVLWQEFFNNRDWPVASALAVVMLAILIVPIILFNRSQAKEMEGKE
- a CDS encoding ABC transporter ATP-binding protein — its product is MAVASGAYKKALEGDQTPKQVLVKIDRVTKKFDETIAVDDVSLEIKKGEIFALLGGSGSGKSTLLRMLAGFERPTEGRIFLDGEDITDMPPYERPINMMFQSYALFPHMTVAQNIAFGLQQDRIPKADIDARVADMLKLVQMSQYAKRKPHQLSGGQRQRVALARSLAKRPKLLLLDEPMGALDKKLRSQMQLELVEIIERVGVTCVMVTHDQEEAMTMAERIAIMHLGWIAQIGSPIDIYETPTSRLVCEFIGNVNIFETEVVDDAEGHAVLTCKDLDRNIYVGHGISTSVQDKSVTYAIRPEKLLVTVEQPTCEHNWSSGKVHDIAYLGGHSVFYVELPSGKLVQSFVANAERRGQRPTWGDQVFVWWEDDSGVVLRS
- a CDS encoding polyamine ABC transporter substrate-binding protein, with the protein product MKIAGKTLLAMSLMGVMASAVQADDKVLHVYNWSDYIAPDTVAKFEKESGIKVVYDVFDSNETLEAKLLAGKSGYDIVVPSNNFLAKQIKAGVYQPLDKSKLPNWKNLDTDLLKAVGDASDKGNQHAFPYMWGTIGIGYNPEKVKAALGVDKIDSWDTLLKPENIAKLKGCGVSFLDSPTEMIPVALHYLGYPTDSQDKKQLADAEALFLKVRPSVSYFHSSKYISDLANGNICVAVGYSGDIEQSKSRAAEAGGKVKVAYAIPKEGAGSFYDMVAIPKDAENVEAAYKYMNFLMKPEIMAEITDNVRFPNGNKAATALVDKEISGDPNIYPSDEVKAKLYAISDLPPATQRLMTRSWTKIKSGK
- a CDS encoding aspartate aminotransferase family protein; translation: MTRNNPQTREWQALSSDHHLAPFSDFKQLKEKGPRIITHAKGVYLWDSEGNKILDGMAGLWCVAVGYGRDELADAASQQMRELPYYNLFFQTAHPPALELSKAIADIAPEGMNHVFFTGSGSEGNDTMLRMVRHYWAIKGQPNKKVIISRKNGYHGSTVAGASLGGMTYMHEQGDLPIPGIVHIAQPYWYGEGGNMSPEEFGVWAANQLEEKILEIGVDNVGAFIAEPIQGAGGVIVPPDSYWPRMKEILAKYDILFVADEVICGFGRTGEWFGSDFYGLKPHLMTIAKGLTSGYIPMGGLIVRDDVVEVLNEGGDFNHGFTYSGHPVAAAVALENIRILREEKIIERVHSETAPYLQKRLRELNDHPLVGEVRGVGLLGAIELVRDKATRQRYEGKGVGMICRQFCFDNGLIMRAVGDTMIIAPPLVISKAEVDELVTKARQCLDLTLSALQG
- a CDS encoding ABC transporter permease subunit; the protein is MKRFSFSSLMLVLGLLFIYAPMLILVIYSFNASRLVTVWGGWSVKWYVGLLDNTQLMGSVVRSLEIACYTAVAAVALGTLAAFVLTRITRFKGRTLFGGLVTAPLVMPEVITGLSLLLLFVAMAQMIGWPQERGIVTIWIAHTTFCAAYVAVVVSSRLRELDLSIEEAAMDLGARPWKVFILITIPMIAPSLAAGGMMSFALSLDDLVLASFVSGPGSTTLPMEVFSAVRLGVKPEINAVASLILLVVSLVTFLVWYFSRRAEENRKRAIQLAIEESAADSWKQPEVRRAAEPV
- a CDS encoding glutamine synthetase family protein; its protein translation is MSVPPRAVQLNEANAFLKEHPEVLYVDLLIADMNGVVRGKRIERTSLHKVYEKGINLPASLFALDINGSTVESTGLGLDIGDADRICYPIPGTLSNEPWQKRPTAQLLMTMHELEGEPFFADPREVLRQVVTKFDELGLTICAAFELEFYLIDQENVNGRPQPPRSPISGKRPHSTQVYLIDDLDEYVDCLQDILEGAKEQGIPADAIVKESAPAQFEVNLHHVADPIKACDYAVLLKRLIKNIAYDHEMDTTFMAKPYPGQAGNGLHVHISILDKDGKNIFASEDPEQNAALRHAIGGVLETLPAQMAFLCPNVNSYRRFGAQFYVPNSPTWGLDNRTVALRVPTGSADAVRLEHRVAGADANPYLLMAAVLAGVHHGLVNKIEPGAPVEGNSYEQNEQSLPNNLRDALRELDDSEVMAKYIDPKYIDIFVACKESELEEFEHSISDLEYNWYLHTV
- a CDS encoding HD domain-containing protein, whose amino-acid sequence is MNSIAGVKIPDSALARATTEYIRDVESDLLYHHSRRVFLFGALSGQRRQLACDPELLYVGAMFHDIGLVEGHRSDDERFEVDGANAAAAFLKPYGLSDDDIEQVWLSIALHTTPGIPKHLRPTVALVTAGVEMDVLGMDYAAFPAAQREAVVHAHPRGEGFKECIICAFASGLRHRPQTTFGNVKTDVLVDQEPGFKPMNFVDIIRTSPWNS
- a CDS encoding glutamine synthetase family protein, with product MSNNLDQLTDWLKNHKITEVECMIGDLTGITRGKISPTNKFIAEKGMRLPESVLLQTVTGDYVEDDIYYELLDPADIDMMCRPDENAVFLVPWAIEPTAQVIHDSYDKQGNPIELSPRNVLKKVLKLYADKGWQPIVAPEMEFYLTKRSDDPDFPLQPPVGRSGRPETGRQSFSIEAANEFDPLFEDVYDWCELQELDLDTLIHEDGTAQMEINFRHGDALSLADQILVFKRTMREAALKHNVAATFMAKPMTGEPGSAMHLHQSIIDKETGKNVFSNEDGTMSELFLHHIGGLQKFIPELLPLFAPNVNSFRRFLPDTSAPVNVEWGEENRTVGLRVPDAGPQNRRVENRLPGADANPYLAIAASLLCGFIGMVEGINPSAPVVGRGYERRNLRLPLTIEDALERMENSSTIEKYLGKKFITGYVAVKRAEHENFKRVISSWEREFLLFAV